A single window of Coleofasciculus sp. FACHB-1120 DNA harbors:
- a CDS encoding HpsJ family protein: MKAANSRQPSSVASKILKLVGVILIVSSLVDYAVFLIPPNRPGGVDDPQWRLNFLQWQQGVTGQLIDRGVIPMVGLALLFAGYWIDSNSGIARKGWEDLVRIGALILSVILGLSFLLPVPLLNINSLRLLNQEAIARINQRATQVETQIASQSAQVTALLEDSKKLSELDQALRSGQVQGEQQARLQALKDQLQKLKQDPKALNAQVDAAKTQVRGGKLEAQKQAQGELWKTGIRNGLSSLLLAIGYLSIAALGLTGSGGSRRKAQAR, from the coding sequence ATGAAAGCAGCTAATAGCCGTCAACCTTCCTCCGTTGCCTCCAAAATCCTTAAGTTGGTCGGAGTGATCCTAATTGTGTCCTCGCTGGTTGACTATGCGGTTTTTCTAATTCCGCCAAATAGACCCGGTGGCGTGGATGATCCACAGTGGCGGCTGAACTTCCTACAGTGGCAACAGGGCGTTACAGGGCAGCTAATTGACAGAGGGGTGATTCCAATGGTAGGTCTGGCGCTACTGTTCGCTGGATATTGGATTGACTCTAACTCTGGAATCGCTCGAAAAGGTTGGGAAGACCTAGTGAGAATCGGAGCGCTGATACTCTCTGTTATTTTAGGTTTGAGTTTCCTGCTGCCAGTTCCTTTACTGAACATCAATAGCTTGCGTCTGCTGAACCAGGAAGCGATCGCCCGAATTAACCAAAGAGCCACTCAAGTTGAAACTCAAATTGCCAGCCAGTCAGCCCAAGTTACCGCCCTGCTTGAAGATAGCAAGAAGCTTTCGGAACTAGATCAAGCACTCAGGAGCGGTCAAGTCCAAGGAGAGCAACAGGCGAGATTGCAAGCACTCAAAGATCAATTACAGAAGTTAAAGCAAGACCCAAAAGCTTTGAACGCACAAGTCGATGCAGCTAAAACCCAAGTTCGAGGCGGCAAACTAGAAGCCCAAAAACAAGCTCAAGGCGAGCTTTGGAAGACGGGTATCCGGAATGGACTGAGCAGTTTACTCTTAGCGATTGGCTACCTTAGCATTGCGGCGCTGGGGTTGACAGGTTCGGGAGGAAGCCGTCGGAAAGCTCAGGCGCGGTAA
- a CDS encoding adenylate/guanylate cyclase domain-containing protein, which yields MLNFFPRRQSAIAKAVAALEAYGVKPAVRQHLTAFLQESDSRELYHANPRRIAERLHLSEREALRVLVTALKEGILSLNWDIQCPMCRGIDFNPKSLYDLRTNHTCPQCHIVHATDADEQVRITFSIDERLRRLERDADDPDFRAKVDAQYGVVSGHQMLTLQTFRDFFPRETIPPNESLTIRRVAILFSDLAGSTALYARRGDSRAYHLVRRHFELLFQVVDAHNGVVVKTIGDAVMAAFTAPADATRSAIAMHQQMEVLNQQLQLTAEDRLILKIGIDVGPCISVTLNERLDYFGTTVNTAARVQATSQGNDIACTETVLTDADAASAVKDCPQLCNTISFKGLDAPILVHRIELMKAIC from the coding sequence GTGCTTAACTTTTTTCCTAGACGCCAAAGCGCGATCGCCAAAGCTGTCGCTGCATTGGAAGCTTATGGGGTTAAACCAGCAGTACGGCAACATCTGACAGCATTTTTGCAGGAAAGCGACAGCCGAGAACTCTACCATGCTAACCCCCGCCGAATTGCCGAACGATTGCACTTAAGCGAACGGGAGGCGCTGCGAGTTTTAGTCACCGCCTTGAAAGAAGGCATCCTATCTCTCAACTGGGACATTCAATGCCCCATGTGTCGGGGCATCGACTTCAATCCGAAAAGTCTGTACGATTTGCGGACAAACCATACCTGCCCACAGTGTCACATTGTCCATGCTACTGATGCTGATGAGCAGGTGCGGATTACGTTTAGTATTGACGAACGATTGCGCCGCCTGGAAAGGGACGCGGACGATCCGGATTTCCGCGCTAAAGTCGATGCTCAATATGGGGTAGTTTCCGGACACCAGATGCTGACGCTGCAAACTTTCCGCGACTTTTTTCCCCGCGAGACGATTCCGCCTAATGAGAGTTTAACGATCCGGCGGGTAGCGATTTTATTTTCGGATCTGGCTGGTTCAACGGCACTCTACGCAAGGCGGGGAGATTCGCGGGCTTATCATCTGGTACGCCGACACTTCGAGCTGCTGTTTCAGGTAGTAGATGCCCACAATGGTGTGGTTGTCAAGACGATTGGGGATGCGGTGATGGCAGCATTCACTGCACCTGCTGATGCAACGAGAAGCGCGATCGCCATGCACCAGCAGATGGAAGTTTTGAATCAACAGTTGCAACTAACAGCAGAAGATCGCCTTATCCTCAAAATTGGCATTGATGTCGGCCCCTGTATTAGTGTCACCCTAAACGAGCGGCTTGACTACTTCGGCACAACGGTGAATACAGCAGCACGGGTGCAGGCGACAAGCCAAGGCAACGACATTGCTTGTACCGAAACTGTACTCACGGACGCTGATGCTGCCAGTGCTGTCAAAGATTGCCCCCAGCTATGTAACACCATAAGTTTTAAAGGATTGGATGCACCGATTCTAGTTCATCGGATTGAGTTAATGAAGGCAATTTGCTGA
- the dnaG gene encoding DNA primase, with protein sequence MQIPRLHPDTIEEVKQRADIVDVISEYVLLRKQGKDLVGLCPFHEEKSPSFSVSPSKQMYYCFGCQAGGNVITFLKEHSKRSLGEVVLDLARRYQVPVQMLEPEQRQELQRQITLREQLHEILAVTESFYQHALRQAQGEVALEYLRSKRELSQETIQQFHLGYAPAGWETLYRYLVEQKHFPVQLVEQAGLIVPRKTGGGYYDRFRDRLMIPIHDSQGRVIAFGGRTLGDEQPKYLNSPETELFHKGKTLFALDKARDAIGKQDQAVVVEGYFDAIALHAAGISNVVASLGTALSLEQVRLLLRYTESKQIIFNFDADAAGTKATQRAIGEIANLAYQGQVNLRILNLPDGKDADEFIRKGGTQTYRELLLNAPLWLDWQIQQILIGKNLKQADQFQQVTGELVKLLNNLTNDDQITYYINHCAEILSQGDSRRVGLLSDNLLNKVVRHWEELLNQDNSLQVPLLINNLLKQSQPKQNKRSQSRRTGSNNKRQQPVVSGSSERSLLERAEALLLRFYIHCPEYRQAVIDVLEERDLFFSLPYYRFLWLKILDIQRNSEASTVEASELISSLQNLLIEFPDDLAQVSPLFHLDENTQQDILSPELIKAAAACMERVMCENIARRFLELWKNPDTSIAPEKREYYCQEFYKAKQRIKELDGQLQFSYFYR encoded by the coding sequence GTGCAAATTCCCCGGCTGCATCCAGACACGATTGAGGAAGTAAAGCAACGGGCTGACATTGTAGATGTCATCTCGGAATACGTCCTATTGCGGAAGCAGGGCAAAGATTTGGTGGGTTTGTGCCCTTTTCATGAGGAAAAAAGCCCTAGTTTTAGCGTCAGTCCCAGCAAGCAGATGTATTACTGCTTTGGTTGTCAAGCTGGGGGAAATGTAATTACATTCCTCAAGGAACACTCTAAGCGCTCTTTAGGCGAAGTCGTACTGGATTTGGCGCGGCGCTACCAAGTGCCAGTGCAGATGCTGGAGCCAGAACAACGACAGGAATTGCAGCGCCAAATTACGCTGCGAGAGCAGCTGCATGAGATTTTGGCAGTGACTGAAAGCTTTTATCAGCACGCCCTCCGGCAAGCTCAAGGAGAGGTGGCTCTAGAATATTTACGCTCAAAGCGGGAACTCTCACAAGAAACTATCCAACAATTTCATCTAGGCTATGCACCGGCGGGTTGGGAAACCCTCTACCGCTACTTGGTGGAACAGAAACACTTCCCGGTGCAGTTGGTAGAACAAGCGGGGTTGATTGTTCCTCGGAAGACGGGCGGCGGTTATTATGACAGATTCCGCGATCGCTTGATGATTCCGATCCACGACAGTCAAGGGCGCGTCATTGCCTTTGGCGGTAGAACCTTGGGGGATGAGCAACCCAAGTATCTCAACTCCCCCGAAACTGAGTTATTTCATAAAGGCAAAACTTTATTTGCTTTGGATAAAGCTCGTGACGCGATTGGCAAGCAGGATCAAGCCGTCGTGGTAGAGGGATATTTTGATGCGATCGCTCTCCATGCAGCAGGCATTTCCAACGTCGTCGCTTCTCTTGGCACCGCCCTCAGCTTAGAACAAGTGCGGCTGCTGCTGCGATACACCGAATCCAAGCAGATTATCTTCAACTTCGACGCCGACGCCGCTGGGACAAAAGCAACTCAACGAGCGATTGGAGAAATTGCCAATCTCGCTTACCAAGGACAAGTTAATCTCCGAATTCTCAACCTTCCAGATGGGAAAGATGCTGATGAATTTATCCGCAAAGGCGGCACTCAAACCTATCGGGAACTACTGCTCAACGCCCCGCTGTGGCTTGATTGGCAGATTCAGCAAATCTTAATCGGCAAAAACCTCAAACAAGCAGATCAATTTCAGCAAGTTACAGGAGAATTGGTGAAGTTACTCAACAATCTCACCAACGACGATCAAATTACTTACTACATCAATCACTGTGCGGAAATCCTGAGTCAGGGCGATTCTCGGCGGGTGGGGTTGTTATCAGATAATCTTCTCAATAAAGTTGTTCGTCACTGGGAAGAACTCCTCAATCAAGATAATTCCCTACAAGTGCCGCTGCTAATTAACAATCTTCTTAAGCAGAGTCAGCCCAAACAGAATAAACGTTCCCAGTCGCGCCGTACTGGTAGCAATAATAAACGCCAACAGCCAGTTGTATCGGGTTCTTCGGAACGCAGTCTTTTAGAACGAGCCGAAGCTTTACTTCTGCGCTTTTATATCCATTGCCCCGAATATCGGCAGGCGGTTATTGATGTGCTAGAAGAACGAGATTTGTTCTTTAGCCTTCCCTACTACCGATTTTTATGGCTAAAAATTTTAGATATACAAAGAAATTCTGAGGCGTCTACAGTAGAAGCGTCAGAACTGATATCTTCCCTCCAAAACTTGTTAATTGAGTTTCCTGACGATTTGGCTCAAGTTTCTCCGCTGTTTCATCTCGACGAAAATACACAGCAAGATATTCTCTCTCCTGAATTGATTAAAGCAGCCGCCGCTTGTATGGAACGGGTAATGTGTGAAAACATCGCCCGCCGCTTTTTGGAACTCTGGAAAAACCCCGATACCTCAATTGCTCCTGAAAAGCGGGAATATTATTGCCAGGAATTTTATAAGGCAAAACAGCGGATCAAAGAGCTAGATGGGCAACTGCAATTTTCGTATTTTTATCGTTAA
- a CDS encoding FtsX-like permease family protein, with translation MVSLARKHLLEDIPRLLVAQAGIMFAVSLVTIQTGIFNGFSRSAAKLIDNSQADIWVASKSMVYLDLTLPIPQAHVVLAQEVAGVERAEALIARGSVWRHASNEIAPVRVIGFNPNGQLFVPTNITQGSVSALKEPYTVMVDVTNLDALKVRKIGDVAQVGTLPARLVGFTQRNRSIASNAYMFTSLESANAYLNSGQTSNLSCRLQSGSRGIQCTNTYEKLDPTATSVPKPLAASDPITYVLIQAKPGQDLEVLKQRLEAALPDTRAYTHAEMIEMTQTYWQKRTGIGFLLGLGAAVGIIVGAIVVGQILYSSVSDHIKEFGTLKAMGASDWVIYCAIIEQALWMAILGYIPSMVLCLGVVAWTFSSQGIIILITPATAIAALGITVIMCVGSAIFAIQKVTRVDPAIVFKA, from the coding sequence ATGGTTTCACTAGCTCGGAAGCACTTGCTCGAAGACATTCCTCGTTTACTTGTGGCTCAGGCAGGGATTATGTTTGCCGTTAGCCTAGTAACAATTCAAACGGGTATCTTCAATGGCTTTAGTCGCTCCGCTGCTAAATTAATTGACAATTCCCAAGCCGATATTTGGGTGGCATCCAAGAGTATGGTGTACCTTGACTTGACGTTGCCAATCCCCCAAGCGCACGTCGTTCTGGCTCAAGAGGTGGCAGGCGTAGAGCGAGCCGAAGCACTCATTGCTAGGGGTTCCGTATGGCGTCACGCTTCAAATGAGATTGCTCCAGTCAGAGTCATCGGATTTAACCCAAATGGGCAATTGTTTGTACCAACAAATATCACCCAAGGAAGTGTGAGTGCCCTAAAAGAACCTTACACCGTAATGGTGGATGTAACGAACCTAGATGCCTTAAAGGTACGAAAAATCGGTGATGTTGCTCAAGTAGGTACTTTACCGGCACGGTTAGTTGGCTTCACCCAAAGAAATCGCTCAATAGCATCGAATGCTTATATGTTTACCTCCTTAGAGAGTGCCAACGCTTACTTAAATTCTGGTCAAACTTCTAATTTGTCTTGCCGATTGCAATCGGGATCGAGGGGAATCCAATGTACGAACACTTATGAGAAGCTCGATCCCACTGCTACTTCTGTACCCAAACCGTTAGCCGCATCAGACCCCATCACTTATGTCTTGATTCAAGCCAAGCCGGGTCAGGATTTAGAGGTACTTAAACAAAGACTAGAAGCCGCCTTACCCGATACCCGTGCGTACACTCACGCCGAAATGATTGAAATGACTCAGACTTACTGGCAAAAGCGAACTGGAATTGGGTTCCTTCTGGGTCTTGGTGCAGCGGTGGGTATCATTGTTGGGGCGATCGTTGTCGGTCAGATCCTCTACTCCTCAGTATCCGATCACATCAAAGAATTTGGCACCCTCAAAGCGATGGGCGCATCCGATTGGGTTATCTACTGTGCAATCATCGAGCAGGCGCTGTGGATGGCAATTCTAGGCTATATTCCCAGCATGGTTCTTTGCTTAGGAGTGGTAGCCTGGACATTTTCCAGTCAGGGAATCATCATTTTAATCACACCAGCGACTGCGATCGCTGCCTTGGGAATTACGGTTATCATGTGCGTCGGTTCTGCCATCTTTGCCATCCAAAAGGTCACTCGCGTCGATCCAGCGATCGTCTTCAAGGCTTAA
- a CDS encoding ABC transporter ATP-binding protein, translating into MSASQINSTVFKKSRSQDDSTAREFNNRQMGEIVAKGVEMAFPSGRQSYQVLKGINLEICRGDIQLLMGPSGSGKTTLLSILAGLLTPSAGKVYLLGDEITGMSRAKLARFRLHNIGFIFQGFNLFPALTASENIEIVLNVKGIRDRVARQQAKVLLEQVGLGDKANQKPGDLSGGQKQRVAIARALAGNPQLIMADEPTAALDSHSGHTVIELLRQLAKEGGCTVLMVTHDPRIVDVADRVAYLEDGVLKRE; encoded by the coding sequence ATGAGTGCTTCTCAAATTAACTCTACTGTGTTTAAAAAGAGCCGAAGCCAGGATGATTCTACCGCAAGAGAATTTAATAATCGTCAAATGGGAGAGATTGTTGCCAAAGGGGTAGAGATGGCATTTCCATCAGGGCGACAGTCTTATCAAGTTCTTAAAGGGATTAACTTAGAAATCTGTAGGGGCGATATCCAACTCTTGATGGGGCCGTCTGGATCGGGAAAAACTACCCTGCTGTCAATCTTAGCTGGGCTGCTGACACCCTCTGCTGGAAAGGTGTACTTACTCGGAGACGAGATTACAGGAATGTCTAGGGCAAAGCTAGCACGGTTCCGACTACACAATATTGGCTTTATTTTTCAGGGTTTCAACTTGTTTCCAGCACTAACAGCATCTGAAAATATTGAAATCGTGCTGAATGTTAAAGGCATCCGGGATAGGGTAGCCCGACAGCAAGCAAAAGTTTTGTTGGAACAGGTGGGATTAGGAGATAAAGCGAATCAAAAGCCGGGTGATTTGTCCGGAGGACAAAAACAGCGGGTGGCGATCGCGCGGGCTTTAGCAGGCAATCCCCAATTGATTATGGCAGATGAGCCAACTGCTGCCTTAGACTCCCATAGTGGGCATACTGTGATTGAGCTACTGCGCCAGCTAGCGAAGGAAGGCGGTTGCACGGTGCTGATGGTGACGCACGATCCTCGAATTGTCGATGTAGCTGACCGAGTCGCTTATCTCGAAGATGGAGTTCTCAAGAGAGAATAG
- a CDS encoding NAD-dependent epimerase/dehydratase family protein translates to MKALVTGASGFTGSHLVRALEQQGDLVVGLVRKSSNLARLSNCNVQLVYGDITDRDAMRSAMTGVDTVFHTAAYVELGIVDEAEMERVNVEGTRCVLETAQAAGVSKVVYCSTIGVFGDTGGKLVNETFKRTQTNFSSAYDRTKYQAQEWVDRFAAQGLPVVSLLPSGIFGADDPHFGPVMQQFIKGRLKLWAGGDRITGIVHVDDLAAAMILAAAKSKPGEHYIISAGELTTREMFEIFSQETRIPAPAEAPKLVVRFLGNLLDPVGRLLKWQPPLSRERVHYIYDRCVRVDATKAFQELGWHPRSASETLREIVRIMQAAS, encoded by the coding sequence ATGAAGGCGCTAGTTACTGGAGCCAGTGGATTTACAGGTTCTCACTTAGTGCGGGCTTTAGAGCAGCAGGGCGACTTGGTGGTAGGGCTAGTCCGAAAATCAAGCAATCTAGCGCGTCTTTCTAATTGCAACGTGCAGTTGGTTTACGGAGATATTACCGACCGGGATGCCATGCGTTCGGCAATGACTGGGGTAGATACAGTTTTCCACACGGCGGCTTATGTAGAACTGGGCATCGTCGATGAAGCAGAAATGGAGCGGGTGAATGTGGAAGGAACTCGCTGCGTGTTAGAAACTGCTCAAGCCGCTGGTGTCTCTAAAGTGGTTTATTGCAGCACGATTGGCGTGTTTGGCGATACGGGGGGCAAACTTGTAAATGAAACTTTTAAGCGGACACAGACTAACTTTTCCTCTGCCTACGATCGCACTAAATACCAAGCACAAGAATGGGTGGATCGATTTGCGGCGCAAGGGCTTCCGGTTGTTAGTCTTCTGCCTTCCGGGATTTTTGGGGCGGACGATCCCCATTTTGGCCCCGTGATGCAGCAATTTATCAAAGGACGGCTAAAGCTGTGGGCAGGAGGCGATCGCATTACCGGCATTGTCCATGTGGATGACTTAGCTGCGGCGATGATTCTAGCAGCAGCAAAAAGCAAACCTGGAGAACACTACATTATTTCTGCTGGTGAGCTAACTACCCGCGAAATGTTTGAGATTTTCAGCCAGGAAACCCGTATTCCAGCCCCCGCCGAAGCTCCTAAGCTCGTCGTGAGATTTTTGGGAAACTTACTCGATCCAGTCGGACGCCTGCTCAAATGGCAGCCACCCCTCAGTCGGGAGCGCGTTCACTACATTTACGACCGCTGCGTCCGGGTGGATGCTACCAAAGCCTTTCAGGAACTTGGTTGGCATCCTCGCTCAGCATCAGAAACCTTGCGTGAGATTGTCCGAATCATGCAAGCCGCATCGTGA
- a CDS encoding B12-binding domain-containing radical SAM protein, protein MRVLLLYPQFPKSFWSFDKALELIGRKVSLPPLGMITVAAILPQTWEFRLVDRNVQFETEADWAWADLVIISGMIVQKPDMLHLIREAKQRGKLVAVGGPYVTSVPTAAQEAGVDFLVLDEGEITLPLLVEALERGETEGVFRSNGEKPDVTNTPIPRFDLLDLSAYNDMSVQFSRGCPFQCEFCDIIVLYGRKPRTKTPAQLLAELQSLYDLGWRRSIFVVDDNFIGNKRNVKLLLRELGPWMAARGYPFRLSTEASVDLAQDEELLDLMVAANFSAVFLGIETPDTESLALTQKFQNTRNSLMESVQKINRVGLRVMAGFIIGFDGEKAGAGRRIIDFVEATAIPQALFSMLQALPNTALWHRLQKEGRLLEGSEEANIHQTTLTNFIPSRPLEELAREYVSCFWELYEPSRYLARVYRHFIQMKPTPHKKKFRMPGFSDIKALFIICWRQGLKRNTRFQFWRQMFSIIQHNPGVFESYLINCAHIEHFIEYRQIVRDEIEAQLAQYLASKATETPQEKVLAS, encoded by the coding sequence ATGCGTGTACTGCTCCTCTATCCACAATTTCCCAAATCGTTCTGGTCTTTTGACAAAGCACTAGAACTAATCGGACGGAAGGTATCACTTCCTCCGCTGGGGATGATTACAGTCGCAGCGATTCTGCCCCAAACTTGGGAGTTCCGCTTAGTAGACCGCAATGTTCAATTTGAGACTGAAGCAGACTGGGCTTGGGCAGACCTCGTCATCATCTCAGGGATGATTGTCCAGAAACCCGATATGCTACACCTGATCCGCGAAGCGAAGCAGCGCGGCAAATTGGTGGCAGTCGGTGGTCCTTACGTCACCTCAGTTCCAACTGCGGCACAGGAAGCCGGAGTAGACTTTCTGGTTTTAGACGAAGGCGAGATTACCTTGCCGCTCTTAGTCGAGGCGCTAGAGCGGGGTGAAACAGAGGGGGTATTTCGTTCCAATGGCGAAAAGCCCGATGTCACTAACACACCGATTCCCAGATTCGACCTGCTGGATTTAAGCGCCTACAACGATATGTCGGTGCAGTTTTCGCGGGGTTGCCCCTTTCAGTGCGAGTTCTGCGACATCATTGTTCTCTATGGGCGGAAGCCACGCACGAAAACCCCCGCGCAACTGCTTGCTGAATTGCAGTCCCTCTATGACCTGGGCTGGCGGCGCTCCATTTTTGTCGTTGATGACAACTTCATCGGCAACAAGCGCAACGTCAAGCTCTTGCTACGCGAACTCGGTCCCTGGATGGCAGCTCGCGGCTACCCCTTCCGTCTCTCGACTGAAGCCTCGGTAGACTTAGCACAGGATGAGGAACTGTTGGATTTGATGGTCGCTGCCAACTTCAGTGCAGTGTTTTTGGGCATCGAAACACCAGACACAGAGAGTCTGGCTCTGACTCAAAAATTCCAGAATACGCGCAATTCGCTGATGGAATCGGTTCAGAAAATCAATCGGGTGGGTTTGCGCGTGATGGCTGGTTTCATCATTGGCTTTGATGGTGAAAAGGCTGGGGCAGGTCGTCGGATCATTGATTTTGTGGAAGCGACAGCAATTCCTCAAGCACTGTTCAGTATGCTTCAGGCTTTGCCGAATACGGCGCTGTGGCATCGACTTCAAAAAGAGGGTCGTTTGCTGGAGGGGAGTGAAGAGGCGAATATCCATCAGACAACACTGACCAATTTTATCCCCAGTCGTCCTTTAGAAGAATTGGCTCGTGAATACGTCAGTTGCTTCTGGGAACTGTATGAACCATCTCGCTATCTAGCACGAGTCTATCGGCACTTTATACAGATGAAGCCGACTCCTCACAAGAAGAAGTTCCGAATGCCGGGATTCAGTGATATCAAGGCATTATTTATTATTTGTTGGCGACAAGGACTGAAGCGCAATACCCGCTTCCAGTTCTGGCGTCAGATGTTCTCCATCATTCAACACAATCCGGGTGTATTTGAGTCTTATTTGATTAATTGCGCCCATATTGAGCATTTCATCGAGTACCGTCAAATTGTACGGGACGAAATCGAAGCTCAACTTGCCCAATATCTAGCAAGTAAGGCAACAGAAACTCCTCAAGAAAAGGTTCTGGCAAGCTGA
- a CDS encoding aminotransferase class I/II-fold pyridoxal phosphate-dependent enzyme yields the protein MQIVKEYVQHWYESGLDPDEYICHEKQGNTVEIEDTATGERQTVLSFCTNDVLGLVQEEAVKQGAINAILKYGTSNSSCSVLSGRIDLHRQLEDEISAFKHLPHTQLFLNAWMAMQALMDAFCHLAIPVPGFQNTRETLILTDVLNHGCIVSAVVNAGTRSGKVFGNSPRTRVKAYRHCNVEDLARKLHRYARPGDRILVVSDAVFSMDGDIAPLLDMIGVLQKYEGSVLVMDEAHASGAIGATGRGIYEHFGILPSYAIERGVVPLIMTTFSKFAASAGAAISSHVAELKPLLNVSPTSIGTISLPPPITAAALESIRIVRQQPERVQKLQENTRYLRSRLAENDFAAIGETNVVPVILPSEINPKVFGRQLLKDRGLWVSPIWFIAKPRLRITVNALHTQEEMDRLVAAMVDIRDLLYQPTISA from the coding sequence GTGCAAATTGTCAAAGAATATGTCCAGCATTGGTACGAGAGCGGACTTGACCCCGATGAATATATCTGTCATGAGAAGCAGGGGAATACTGTCGAGATTGAAGACACGGCGACGGGTGAGCGTCAAACCGTTCTCAGCTTCTGCACCAATGATGTCTTAGGGTTAGTTCAGGAAGAAGCCGTTAAGCAAGGTGCCATTAATGCCATCCTGAAATACGGAACGTCAAACAGCTCCTGCTCCGTCCTAAGCGGTCGAATCGATCTGCATCGACAGCTAGAGGACGAGATTTCAGCATTTAAGCATCTGCCCCATACCCAGCTATTTCTGAACGCTTGGATGGCAATGCAAGCCTTAATGGATGCCTTCTGTCACTTGGCAATTCCCGTGCCGGGATTTCAGAACACCCGCGAAACTCTAATTCTCACCGATGTCCTCAATCATGGCTGCATTGTCTCAGCCGTCGTTAATGCCGGGACTCGTTCCGGAAAAGTATTTGGTAATAGCCCCCGCACCCGTGTAAAAGCTTACCGCCATTGTAATGTCGAGGATTTAGCGCGGAAACTGCATCGATATGCCCGACCCGGCGATCGCATTCTGGTTGTATCCGATGCCGTATTCTCAATGGATGGGGATATCGCGCCGCTGCTAGACATGATCGGGGTCCTGCAAAAATACGAGGGCAGCGTGCTGGTGATGGATGAAGCTCATGCCAGCGGTGCCATTGGAGCCACAGGAAGAGGGATCTACGAGCATTTTGGCATTTTGCCCAGTTATGCGATTGAGCGGGGTGTCGTGCCGCTGATTATGACAACTTTCTCTAAGTTTGCCGCCTCAGCAGGAGCCGCCATTAGCAGCCATGTCGCGGAGCTAAAACCGCTGCTGAATGTTTCGCCCACCTCAATTGGAACCATTTCTTTACCGCCACCCATCACCGCTGCTGCCTTAGAAAGCATCCGTATCGTTCGCCAACAGCCAGAACGAGTCCAAAAGCTTCAGGAAAATACCCGATACTTGCGATCGCGCTTAGCTGAAAATGATTTTGCCGCAATTGGCGAGACAAACGTTGTCCCAGTCATTTTACCGTCAGAGATTAATCCCAAGGTCTTTGGCAGACAACTTTTGAAAGATCGCGGTCTCTGGGTCTCTCCGATTTGGTTTATTGCCAAACCCCGCCTACGCATTACCGTCAACGCTCTCCACACTCAAGAGGAAATGGATCGTCTGGTGGCAGCGATGGTAGACATTCGGGACTTGTTGTATCAACCAACCATTAGTGCATAG